One Triticum dicoccoides isolate Atlit2015 ecotype Zavitan chromosome 3B, WEW_v2.0, whole genome shotgun sequence genomic window, GAGGGAAACTGCTAAGGCTCTCCGGCTGCCCGAAGCCGCAGAAcctcaccagcttcagggactactgacgGGGGGATAAACCCTGGGTAGCCTCATCAACATCCCAGCAGATTTCAAGAGAACGGGGCTAGCCTAGCCCCTCGGTCCGACTAGTCACAAGGCCGGATGGTGCCAACGGGTCGCCTCCTAGAAGGCGGCTCACCCTAGAAGGCGGCAAGGGCATGGGTCTGCCACGCGGCCCCTCCCCTCCTTAAAGTTTGCACCCATCTGCTACGACACGATAGGTCGTGGCAACAGTACCACCTGCCACCCTCCTTATCCTGGATGGAACGTGGCCACAGTGCGGGCATACCTGGCGAACACCCCTCGCCTGGCACAACACTGTAGCCATGCGGCCCATGACGATGCCTATGTCAGGCAGGGCCATGCCCACACGATGGACGGACGGTGGCCCGCAGGCGGCGGCCCCCGCCTACCCGCGTATCACTAGAAGGCGGCAAGGCCTGAGCAGATGGCCTCAAGGGAAGGCCGACCCCTTGTAGGCGGCCTCCCCTCTCCTTGGAGtctgtgcaccattaaccagaagTGACGGGGTGTgactacagtgatcgcccgccaggcggcggcgctgtagccatATGCCCCCCGACCAAGCAaccgtcatcagaggcgaggctacAGTGTAGCATGGTCCCCCTggcctgcaggcggcgggccctacctgtcggccGAATCCATGAcagtcggtggggcccaccaggcggcaggcCCCAGCTGCGGCGAAGAAGGCGGAGCCTAGAGACACTGACGGCCGGGTCCTAcgaccagccggattaccattgcacCCCTGGTGGATAGGCCTATATAAATCCCCCAtggtcacccatgcaaagggttcaacccTTAGTTCATCATACACCCACATAGCTAGGGAGAAGTAGAGCTAgcttgccttctccttcctctagcccgaacagctcaaggagcaaccttgtagcccACTGTTGATCATAgtgatgcggagaccccgcagagtaggattaggggtgttatctccacggagagccccgaacgtGGGTAAGACCCTGCGCCGTTTGAGGTCTTGCctactcccgcttctagagcccggCAACGTTCTATTGACCCCCTACATGATTAGCCACCCGTTGCCATATGTCGAGGAAATACCATGACATGTTGCATGTTATATTGGCAGGGTTGCGAAGCCAGATCACGCGTACAAGGTTATTGGAGATACATCTTGGAGAGGAAGAAAGACAGGAGATAAGGAAGCTAGTTACAACTGAATACAGACACACCGAACCCTTGACGACAATCCACGAGATTAGTAACCATCCATCGAAGCCCTTGACGACACCGCGCTAGATTGGTAATCGTCGATCCACCAGACCGAAACCCCCAAAGGCTCCTTGTCGTCAGTCGTGACGACCACACTAGGACAAAGATGAAAACCATGCAACTTTTATTCTGTACGACACCACTTCTACCATTCAAACACAGCTATCAAAGACAAATGAACACAAAATAGAAAAGCTCATCTAAACGCTAAAAAATGATCCATGGTTTCTTCACCTCTTTTTCCTAGGGTTGGTTTCTCCACAAGGTTGTTGGAGTCGATAAGAATCGGCAGAGAGGGTGTTGGGCTCATGAACTCAGTCTGCAAGCACGATCCAAAGTCCCATGGAGGCAACAACATTAACTAGGAGAATGCTAAGCTGCAACTTGCAATTGACTCAAAACTCCCTCAAAAAGCGAGCCTGACAGCCATGACTAAAAAACAACCCATGTCCTGAATAGTGAAAAGCTCTAACTGAAACAAACCTAACATCATCGTTGTCGTCACCACCATCAAATCATGCTGAAGCTCTTGACGAGAACTTGCTCGGATGCTGACCCACGACCAAAACCACGAGTGCTCCTTATCAGTCGTGACCACCACACGAGGACAAGCATGGAACCGTGGGACTGTTATACGCCTCTACCATTAGGACGTAGCCGCCCCAAATAAACAAAACATATCATTCAAAATGCTAAAACTTGATCCATGCTTCCTctccttttatagggcttctttcTTCACCTTTTGGTTCAAAGAAAGGTCGTCGGAGGCCAGAACCTGCATTGGAGGAGGAATTCCTAGTCACAGCACGTTGCAATCGACCCAAAACTCCCTCAAAAAGCAAGCGTCACAGTCTTGACCAAaatagcccctctctctctctctctctctctctcctgccaggAAAAAAAACACAAGCCTGTTCCTACGATACGATCTCCCCAGATCcctccccgtccccgtccccgatTCGATTCGATTCGATTCCCCGCATCGGCCGGTACGCCACACTCCGCCGATGTTCCTTCGATCGTGCCGCCTGTGATCACACCTCTCTCTTCTCTCCCGCCAGCTCAGCCGCCGGTAGGATCGGAGCCGGGGGAGCGCGATGGCCGCGCCGCCGGCTAGGGCCCGCGCCGACTACGACTACCTCATCAAGCTCCTCCTCATCGGCGACAGCGGTGATTCTCCCTGCTCCTCCTGCTAGATCTTTCTCCCGGCCTGCCGCGGGCTTCTGTACACGAGTGCGCAATGGTTAGCAAGGGAATGATAGTTGTGTATAGATATAGACTGGCTTGCTGCGTCTGTTCTTCGGTTCCAACTGGAAGTCATCTGGCTTGGTTGCTTGTAAGTTATACTAGATGGATGGACTGCTCGTTTTAGTAGCTTTGATTTGCTCCGGCGGATTGATAAAAGCCTAAGCGTAACCATCACTGCTGTGGTGGCAGTGCCACCGATGCGAGGAAGTCACCAGTATGCTCTTCCTTAGTTTCTTGGTGAACTGCCGAGGAAGGGATTTCAGCGTCCGGAGCTGCCACCGAACGCTCTGGAAAGTCAGAAACTGTAGGCGATATAATCGAAGCTGTAGGTGGAGAACTTTTCTCGGTCGcgagctccggggtgaaagccTAGGCCTGACCCGAGCTGGTTATGCCTGGCAATGGCGATGTTTTTTTTATGCCGTTACCTTgctgaaggcattgctcggattgATTCTTCAGGCTAAAAACCTAGATTCTGGCCTTGGTGGTTggatcccttcttgaaggcgttgttgTTGAAGAACCTTGTCGACTGTGTGGTGTCATGAGCTGGTTTGCGCGGATATGGTCATTGATGTAGTTTGCCGATCATGGATCTGATCGCTTTGGGTTTTTCTTTATACCTTGCCAATGCATAGTTTTTGTCttacatgactttgctatttgccggCGTGTTTTTTGAGTGTGTCCgttggtgttggctgtgtgcatcctagcttTGCAGAGGCTGGGTGTGTGCTCTTTcggtttgtatcctcttgatgctcccttttgagccAATAAAATCTACCCTTTGTCGAAAAAGGTGGAGAACTTTTACAATCAACAGAGGAATGACTCTTGACTACTACCTACTGGATGCCGTTTATTTTGTGTTATTTTCATTTTGGTTTGATAGATGCTTGGTTTGTTGTCTTCAGAACACCGCTGCTAGGTTGAAAGTTCGTGGTGTTTGTGAAACGGTATCCTGTGATATCTGTTGCCCACTGATGCGTTTCTTTGCATGATTGAAGGAACCTTGTAGAAGGGGTGCTTTTTTACTTATGCAAGTATAGTTGTTTCATGCTTTACCAATGGCAGCATCTAGTTGTTTTGATGGTCCTCATGATATACTCGGCTAGCTTGCTGTCAGACTGTCTAAGCATGTGTACAGGACACCAATTCACTTTGTACGGAAGTGTGTGTGACTGAAAATGGGAAGAGTGCTGAAAGTTTATAAGAAAATACAATGGTCCTGTAAGAACCTTTAATCAATGCAATTTAGTGTAGAGTGTAGACACATTGACCAGTCAAAGCTGTCTTGTGGATGTACTCCTTTCTGGATGTATTCTGTGTGTATGAGACTCGCATGGTGGCTAGCGAGAAAACTAATCAATTGTGAGCTATGATGACATGCAATCAGCATTGTTACTCGTCATAAAATAATTACATACTCGAGTATAATGTGCTTTTAGATTAAAAAAGACGTTTAATTTTGGTGTGATGTGTCATTGTACTCTATTTGAGTTCCTAGTGTGGCCCAGTTCTTTTGGCCTATTCTCTCAGAACCTTGAGAATCGGACCCNNNNNNNNNNNNNNNNNNNNNNNNNNNNNNNNNNNNNNNNNNNNNNNNNNNNNNNNNNNNNNNNNNNNNNNNNNNNNNNNNNNNNNNNNNNNNNNNNNNNNNNNNNNNNNNNNNNNNNNNNNNNNNNNNNNNNNNNNNNNNNNNNNNNNNNNNNNNNNNNNNNNNNNNNNNNNNNNNNNNNNNNNNNNNNNNNNNNNNNNNNNNNNNNNNNNNNNNNNNNNNNNTAGCTATTTCGCGAGGTCCGATTCTCAAGATTCTGGGAAAATCGGCCAAAAGAACTGGGCCACATCTCTTCTGGTAGTATATGAGTTTGACGAGTTTGACACTATTGGACATTTGCATGAGTTGCGAAATATAATGGTTAGTAGGCCAGTTCTCATAGGACTCATGCTTCTCTTTCACTCTTTGTCTTTCTCAGTCTTGTATTGATAGTTTATGACATACTTATTCACTCTATTCTTTTGCCAACTCACTAATTGGAAATCTTCCATTTTTATTCTCATTATCTAGGTGTTGGCAAGAGTTGCCTCCTCCTACGGTTCTCTGATGGCTCCTTCACTACTAGTTTTATTACTACAATAGGGTATTTTATGTTCAGAAGCTTTCTAGTTTTCATCACAGGCACTGTCAGAGTGTCACCCCTGTTTGTATAAAATATTTGGGACTGTCTGCCCTTACTTATTTAAAATCATTCCTATGTGAAGTATTGACTTCAAGATAAGAACAATTGAACTGGATGGCAAGCGCATTAAGTTGCAAATTTGGGATACAGCCGGTCAAGAGCGATTCAGGACTATCACGACAGGTGCAGTGCTTGTTTCGCTCTGTGCTAGAGAGTAATTCTATGAAGCTTATATGAAAATCCTTTTCTCAAGTGAAGTTAATTTTTTCTCAGCATACTACCGGGGAGCCATGGGAATCTTGCTTGTTTATGATGTCACGGATGAGTCATCTTTCAACAGTACTGTCCTTCAGTACACTCTTCAAGCTTCAGTGTAGATAACTATGCTAAAATTTTCTTTTTTTGTATTGACATTTGAGTTTATTTTTTAACATACAGACATACGGAACTGGATACGCAACATTGAGCAACATGCCTCTGAtaatgtgaacaaaattttgatAGGCAACAAGGCTGATATGGATGAGAGTAAAAGGGTACTGATCTAGGCATCATCCTCCCTCTATATGTTATCTGCTGTTCTTATTGTCTCTACTCCCTAGTGAATGCATCACATTCTAGAAATGTACACACTTCAACCCATATGCATGTAGAGAAGATTATAGCCCTCATTAGGCTACTTATCACCTTTGGAAGTTGTGTCTAACAAACGGCTAGCTNNNNNNNNNNNNNNNNNNNNNNNNNNNNNNNNNNNNNNNNNNNNNNNNNNNNNNNNNNNNNNNNNNNNNNNNNNNNNNNNNNNNNNNNNNNNNNNNNNNNNNNNNNNNNNNNNNNNNNNNNNNNNNNNNNNNNNNNNNNNNNNNNNNNNNNNNNNNNNNNNNNNNNNNNNNNNNNNNNNNNNNNNNNNNNNNNNNNNNNNNNNNNNNNNNNNNNNNNNNNNNNNNNNNNNNNNNNNNNNGGGGAATCTGTGTAAAGTTATCTCAAAATGGTAGAATGACATGCATTCAGGAACCAAATATGAAATGCAAGAAGGAATGGGCGGAGTAATACTTAGAAGCGGTCTTCGTACTGTTGTTCATTTGGTATTATTAGCTCACAGGTCTGTCCAATTGTTATTGCAggctgtttctactgcaaagggacaagCATTAGCGGATGAATATGGCATCCAGTTCTTTGAAACTGTAAGTTGTTGTGCTGAAGGTTTGGTCTTTTCACAAATTGAACTTTCTTCAATTTTACCTTGTGCTGTATCTTTCAGAGTGCCAAGACAAACCTCAATGTGGAGCAAGTTTTCTTTTCCATTGCCCGAGATATTAAGCAGAGGCTTGCTGAGACTGATTCCAAGCCCGAGGTAAAGGTCATACCGAGCATTTTTCCTCTGTTGATTTGAACTTTCTTTGGATTTTGAAATATTACGTTGATGCTTATAGGACCGGACGATCAAGATTAACAAGACAGAAGGTTCTGAGAATCCAGAATCTCAGAAATCTGCCTGCTGTGGCTCATGAGGAATACGTTGACTTCACTACCATGGGCTGTTTTAACTCTTATCTGTTTATTACTGTCAGCTTGTTATTATAGGAACTTTAAGACTTAAGGAGATGACTATGTTGTGGTTGTTCTAGTTGTGTTACCTTCTATATTCTTTGCAGCAGCAACTATTACTTTTAATGTAGTTTTTGTCATTTCTAGGGGTGATTGCATGTTGTATTGCCATCATGAGAACTTTCTGCTGATGTAAGTGCATTTCAGTTTTTCAATCTGTTGATTGCTACATCTGCAAAACTCCATTTGGCGCATCGTGCTACACTTAGTTGAATGATGCACTAGCCATGGATAACTTTTCACTAGGCTCCTTTCTCTGATGAGTACCTGCCGTCCTTCGGTGGATAATGACTGGTCATAATTATTTGAGCAAGCAAAATCATTTACGAGGAAGTTAATTTGAGCACCTTTTCCATAAACATGCAAACTGCATGAATTGCAAACATGCCAATAATATTTTACTACTCTGTCACATATtggttgtaataacatcttatattatgggacggagataGTACCATGTGTATTGGGTTAGACTATGCCAACTTCGTTCAGTTCGTGCCTTGTAAATGGCGGGTAGAGTTTGTCTTTGATCGTCGATGAAAAAATGACCACCTGAATTCCTGAATGATGAAAACATGTTATGTGTGCTCGAATGATTCCATGGACTGCTTTAGACCTTGTTTTGTTCTACTATATGTTTATACTTGTTTAGATGTGCCGGTGAGAAGTTAGAAAACGTCTTTGAACTGTTGAATGTTTATTTCCTTGCGTTCAGTTTTCATTCATCTGTTAAGAATGCAATACAGAAGTTACATGTTGTCATGCTGCTGCAAGCAGAATGGGTTGACGGTGCTCGTGTTTATTTTTTTGACTGTACCCCGCTTTGAAATGTCTTtttttttgcgaagaaataaattgaaATGTCTGTCATTTGACTTTGTGTTCTGAAGAAAATGTTAGCCTTCATTAGTAGGAGCAGAAACTTTATGCAAATTGACTTGCTGAAACAAATGTTAGCCTTCATTAGTAGGAACATAAATTTTATGAAAATTGACTTACTTTTCGAAATGAACAGCGTAGTACATTATTACACGTTTTCAACATGCAATGCTTCAAAAGGGCGACCATAAGTGGTAAATTTCATGAGGTATTATTTACAGCAAGGAAATGCAAAAGTTCATGTTTGATCTGTTTCAGAACTACGCCGGCGCACCAGCCTATGAACATTTACATCTAAAAATTTACAAAAAAAATGTGAAAGGTGTAAAGTAAAGTATAAATAAACAAACCAATAGAACAGTTTAGCAGGAAAGCAATCAGCAGCCACCACCATGCATGGAGTGGTCCAGCGATCGGAATGATCAGAGGGAGCAGTCTAACATGGCGAGCGCCTTGTGTACGCCCTGCCTGGCAGCGGCGCTGAGCCCCGCCGCGCTCCTGCACTTGGTGCAGTTCTCCGACGGCGTCAGGTTCAGGTCCAGGCAGATCCCGCCGGCGTCGCACGAGGCGACCACCATCTCGGGCTCCGCCGCCTTGCCGCTAGGGGCGTTggtggcggcctcggcctcgacgcGGTGCCGGCGCATGTGCCCGCCCAGCGCCTGGCCGACGGCGAACTCGAGCCCGCAGACGGGGCACTCGTGCGCCCTCGGCTTGGCCGGCAGCGGCGGCGCCTGGGGCGCCCGGCGGCCGAGGCAGAGCGCCGCGCCGTCGTCGATGCTGTCGATCGCGTGCGGCTTCTGCGGGTGCTGTTGAAGCCTGGGTCGCTTGTGGCTGGCGCGGTGCCCTCCGAGCGCCTGGAACGTGGGGAACTGCCGGTTGCACGTCTTGCACTCGAACACGCGCCCGCCGCCCATCGCCTGCGCCGCCCCGGCGACGGCGCGCTGGTGTTGATGCTGCTGGTGCTGCTGCGCGAGGAGCATGAGCAGGCGGGCCGTGTCCAGGCCTCCAAGCTCCATGTCCCACACATCCCTGCCTCTCTTGCTCATGGCTCTTGAGTCTGGACTTGATCTCTCGCCGGCCGGTTAGGGTAGGTAGTCCAAAGTCGCAGTGTACTTTGCGTGCGTTCGTACCACCTTGGCCTGCACTGTGTAATGCATATGTGGCTCTGGCCCGTATGGTGGATGCCTCTTATATAGTGGGGCGCTA contains:
- the LOC119277528 gene encoding ras-related protein RABE1c, which produces MAAPPARARADYDYLIKLLLIGDSGVGKSCLLLRFSDGSFTTSFITTIGIDFKIRTIELDGKRIKLQIWDTAGQERFRTITTAYYRGAMGILLVYDVTDESSFNNIRNWIRNIEQHASDNVNKILIGNKADMDESKRAVSTAKGQALADEYGIQFFETSAKTNLNVEQVFFSIARDIKQRLAETDSKPEDRTIKINKTEGSENPESQKSACCGS
- the LOC119281697 gene encoding zinc finger protein ZAT12-like, whose protein sequence is MSKRGRDVWDMELGGLDTARLLMLLAQQHQQHQHQRAVAGAAQAMGGGRVFECKTCNRQFPTFQALGGHRASHKRPRLQQHPQKPHAIDSIDDGAALCLGRRAPQAPPLPAKPRAHECPVCGLEFAVGQALGGHMRRHRVEAEAATNAPSGKAAEPEMVVASCDAGGICLDLNLTPSENCTKCRSAAGLSAAARQGVHKALAMLDCSL